In a genomic window of Oncorhynchus kisutch isolate 150728-3 linkage group LG9, Okis_V2, whole genome shotgun sequence:
- the LOC109896444 gene encoding transmembrane protein 256, whose protein sequence is MATSLVVQRLAGVSGALAVAAGAYGAHGFKNKDPEDYSRVLYETANKYHFYHSIALLGASRCRKPAVAGTLLVLGTGAFCGSLYHQALTEDPVLRKLAPYGGMFLIAGWLAIAF, encoded by the exons ATGGCCACTTCTTTGGTTGTGCAGAGGTTAGCAGGAGTGTCGGGGGCGCTCGCTGTCGCAGCGGGGGCATACGGAGCGCATG GTTTCAAAAACAAAGATCCAGAAGACTACTCAAGAGTG CTTTATGAGACGGCCAACAAGTACCACTTCTACCACAGCATAGCTCTGCTGGGTGCCTCTCGCTGTAGGAAACCTGCTGTG GCGGGCACCCTCCTGGTATTGGGCACAGGGGCGTTCTGTGGGTCCTTGTACCACCAGGCCCTGACGGAGGACCCTGTGCTGAGGAAATTGGCTCCTTATGGGGGCATGTTCCTGATCGCTGGCTGGCTGGCGATAGCTTTCTGA